The Deltaproteobacteria bacterium genome contains the following window.
AGGCAATATCTGCCTCAGCCGAGACAATCTTCAGTTTCGGAAATCGCTCCAATACGCCAGAGAAAATCAGCGTCAGCAGTGAATCCTGCACTTCGTGCGGTCGGTTGACCATGCGCACGTACAACTGGGCGATGTTCGATTCATCTTGTTGACTATGCTTACTCTTACCGGTCACTAAGTGTAACGACAACGGAATGTCTAACTCTTGCGCCGTTGCCCAAAAGGAATCGTAGGCAGAAGAGCTGTACGGTTGATCTTCTGGCGGTGACGCCCAGATCATCGCGCCTTTCAGCCCGATCTTCTTGCAGCGTTCGAGTTCTTGCCGACCGCGCTCAATATCAAACAGTGAGATCAAACCTAATCCAGCGAATCGCTTTGCATCATAGCGGCAGAACTCAGCGAGCCAGTCGTTATAGACGCGAAAACAGGCTTCCTGCAGCGCAGCATCATCAAGCCAGAACAAGACAAACGCACAGGTTGTGTATAAGACTTCAGCCGCAATACCGTCTTCGTCAAGATCCTTGATCCGCGCAGCCGGGTCCCATCCACCCGGAATGGCATTTTCCATTCCGGCTTCCATAAAGGACTTATCGAAACTCTTACCAGCGGCAAAAGCACCAGACACACGAAACGGCGGCAGATTCTCACAGACAAAGAATGAACCTTTTTGACCATTCGGGTCTTTGACAATACGCGGCGCACGATCAAGAAAACGGCGATCAATACGATCGAGCCATAGCGTCGGAGGCTCGCACATGTGCGAGTCGGCGGAGATTATTTTTTGCATCACATTCACTCCTCATGCTGACGTAAGAACTCTACTCAACTGAATGGGCGATGGGGCGACAAGGCGAGCGGGCGATAAATAATGCCGGGTTTGCTCTTCGCCCACTCGCCCACTCGCCCGTTCGTTCCGAGGCTACACCTCAAGCTCAATCACCCGATTATTTCTCTTCTTCAGATCCACATACTCGACGTAAGAGCGGACAGCATTGGCCTTCTCGATCCTCCCTTGCAGTTCATCGGCTGGACTGTTGCCTTCACCTTGGTTTTTGCGCGTCACGTTAATGAACGTGCACTCATTTCCTAGTGTGATGATGTTGTGCCAGGTGCCTTTGTAGATCAGCGCCGCTTGTCCGGGATCAAGCATGAAGGCGGCGATTTTCTCATAGTCAACCTCGTAATCGTTCATACCAGCGTCACGATTACGTGGTGGCGGTCCGACAACCAACACCATCGACCCATGCACAGGAATAAATGTCTGATTGTAGGAAAAATGAATCGCCAGTTGGTCCATGCGTTTGATGCCAGGGCGATAATTGAGCTTGAGCATCTCCATTGCCACGCGCCCCTCTTCCGTTTCCGGATAGATGAGCCCGCGTTGTTGCAATACCTCACCATAGGGGCGAAACATTTCAGCATTCAGTGGTTGAATTTTCACTTTCAGTATGTCTTCCATAAAGTCTCCTTGAAAAAGCACTTAACGAGCAGCTGTCAGCACTCAGCCAAACAAAGCCGATACCTTGCTGAAGCTGAAAGCTGACTGCTGATCGCTGACAGCCTATCGAAGTTCCTGCATCACGTTGCCAAACACCTCCATCTGTTCTTTCATCACCGCACGAGGCAGAAAGCCTTGGTCAGAGAGAATCATAAACCAGTCAGGATTGAGTTTTTCTTTCACTGTCCGCATTTGCTGACGAATATCGTCCTCAGTACCGACAAAGGCAATTCCGGCATCGATCAATGGTTCAATAGTAGTCGGAATATTCTTATCAAACTTGGCATGGAACTGACTAAACAGGAAAATCGCCCCGTCCCGTGCGCGTTGCATCGCTTCCGCACGAGTTTTACCAATGTAGACGAGTCGTGCCAGGCCAACATTCTGTCCTAAACGGAGCGAGTGCCCCGCTTTGTTGGCTTCTTCGGTATAAAACGTCGCTCCTTTGATACAGAGATCAGGGAACGGCAAAAACATCATCGGAACGATTCCCTCACGTGCTGCCCAACGAATGGTATCCTCGTTGGTTGTCAAGGCTTGGAATAACGGCGGGTGAGGTTTCTGGTAGGTCTTCGGCACTGGTGAAATTTTGCGTAGCCACCCTTGGGCATCGACTTCACCCGGTGCCCCGTATTTCCGTGTCGCATCCCGCGCCGCCCAATCGAGCCCCTCAGCCGGGAACGGCACTTGGTAATACTTCCCGTTAAATGAAAACGGTTCGTCTTTCCAAGAAAGTTTCATCACCTCAAAGAGTTCTTGAAATACTTCACGGTTGCGCAACTCTGCTTCCGGTCCCATCGTCCCAGGCTGCACACCATACTTTTGCCCGAGGACATTGACCCAACGCGGAAAGAAGCCACGGGCAAGACCGACAAACACCCGCCCTTTGGACATGTGATCTGCCCACGCAACATCCTCAGCAAGGCGAATGGGGTCCCAGGTCGGTAGCACGAACCCCACTGGGCCAATTTTAATACGCTGCGTGTGGAACAGCAGGTTCAACATATGCGGAATCGGCGTCGCCCCAGCCTCAAGTCCTTCAGTGTAAAAATGATGCTCAGAGTAACTGACCGCATCGAAGTTCACACGTTCAGCAAACTGAGCAAGATCGATCATCTCTTCAAGCATCTCTTGCGTCTTATCCGTACGATGGGCAATCGGCGCAAGTCGCTCTCGCTCGTGTGGAGTCGCCGGAACAACCGGAGTGAGATGGAACATGAATTTCATGAAGGTCCTCCTTGAAGCTTCGTCCCCTCCCCCTTCCAGGCCTCGTCCTAAGTTTGTCGAAGGAGAGAGGGCTAGGGTGAGGGTAAATACCGCTGGTTATAAAACAAACCTCGTGCCTACGCTATTCTGCACGAACGCCTGTGGCAACTCGCGTGCTATCGCATGTACGGCTTTCCAACCCGTACAATGCGCTGGAACGACAAGCGCCGGGTTCATCTCTTTCAGTGCTGCCACAGTCGGAGCAATAATTGGTTCGAACAATGGGCCAGACAAATGGAACCCACCGATCACGGCATGGATCTTTTGTACCCCAGTCAGTTCTTGCGCTTGTTTAATAGTGTTGATGGCACCCGCATGACCACAACCAGTGAGGACGACTAATCCCTTATTTTTGACATTGACCACGACAGCC
Protein-coding sequences here:
- a CDS encoding LLM class flavin-dependent oxidoreductase yields the protein MKFMFHLTPVVPATPHERERLAPIAHRTDKTQEMLEEMIDLAQFAERVNFDAVSYSEHHFYTEGLEAGATPIPHMLNLLFHTQRIKIGPVGFVLPTWDPIRLAEDVAWADHMSKGRVFVGLARGFFPRWVNVLGQKYGVQPGTMGPEAELRNREVFQELFEVMKLSWKDEPFSFNGKYYQVPFPAEGLDWAARDATRKYGAPGEVDAQGWLRKISPVPKTYQKPHPPLFQALTTNEDTIRWAAREGIVPMMFLPFPDLCIKGATFYTEEANKAGHSLRLGQNVGLARLVYIGKTRAEAMQRARDGAIFLFSQFHAKFDKNIPTTIEPLIDAGIAFVGTEDDIRQQMRTVKEKLNPDWFMILSDQGFLPRAVMKEQMEVFGNVMQELR
- a CDS encoding amidohydrolase yields the protein MQKIISADSHMCEPPTLWLDRIDRRFLDRAPRIVKDPNGQKGSFFVCENLPPFRVSGAFAAGKSFDKSFMEAGMENAIPGGWDPAARIKDLDEDGIAAEVLYTTCAFVLFWLDDAALQEACFRVYNDWLAEFCRYDAKRFAGLGLISLFDIERGRQELERCKKIGLKGAMIWASPPEDQPYSSSAYDSFWATAQELDIPLSLHLVTGKSKHSQQDESNIAQLYVRMVNRPHEVQDSLLTLIFSGVLERFPKLKIVSAEADIAWVPHVLERADKYFRRFKQGYGVNFSLKPSEYFRRQCYATFIDDPLGLKTYHHLGGADNIMWSTDYPHQASTFPNSRDFIEKAFAGVPESDTRKITCENAAKLYGFAV